CCATTTGCAATGTTTGGAATAAATTAAAATATTCAAATTTTATACAAGATTCCTTATTGGAACTGTCTTCTTTTAATAACTCATTAGTTAATTTTAATAATCTTTTTCCTTCAGTATTAATTATTTTTATTTCTTCATTTTTATTGTCTTCATATAAAAGATCACTAAATCCAATGATAGCAGAAAGAGGTGTTTTTATTTCATGAGTGAAATATTTTACTTTTTCTTCTATTTTCTTTTTTATACTTCTATTATCTTCTAATTCTTTTTTATAAAGATTGATTATATTTTCAAGGTTGTCACTCATTCTATATATTTCTTTGTATAACTCTTCGATTTCATCATTACTTTTTTTATATCCTTTTTTTTCAAAATTAAGATTACCTATATTTTTAGCCATTAGTGAAACTTTTTCAATAGGATTGACTATATTTTTTCCAAGAATTCTTCCTATGATGATTACAATAGCTATCATTATTATTCCTTTAAAATAAAAATATGATTTTATTGTTGGAAATATATCTTTCATATCTTCATAAGAATAAAAAATCATAACTTTAAAATCTCCAATAGTTTTATTTATTATTCTAAACTCATCATCTCCATCATCATCAATATAATCATTTGTTATAATAGAATCAATTTTTTTTGCTATTAAAAATTCTAAAAAGTCATCAGCTTGAGAAAATATTGTATTAGGAATGCTTATTTTTTCTACAGTTCCTTGAAATTTTTCTATATCAAGGTTTCTATTTATATTTTTGTAGTCTATAAATTTTTCTTCACCTTTTTCAATGGTTATTGGAATGTAGTAATTACCTAAAATTTTAATACTGGTTATAGTTAAATTATCTCCTTCTTTTGCTTTAAATTTTTCTTCAGAATATAAATTGTCCAGCAGTTCATCTAATAAAAAAATCTTTCTTTCTCCATCTTTTTTATTAATTAAAGTTAGATAGAAAAAATTATCTAGTGTAAGGATTTTATTGTTTTTTAAGATTAGAGCAAATCCCTTATTATCATCTTGATATTTTTTTAGAAGAGTATAGTTTATTTCATTGTTTGTAATGAAATTTATATTTTCTAATTCTTTTATTTTGCTATATCTAAAATATTTTTCAAAATAAAATTCTCCCAATATGACTTCTACAGTCAGTAAAATCATCAATGTAAAAGATAAAGTTAGTATTAATTTATTTTTTATTTTCATATTTATTCCTCGAACTTATAGCCAATAGCTTTTACAGTTTTTATATACTTTGAACAATTACCTAATTTTTCTCTTAATCTTGTTAAATGCTTGTCCACTGTACGATCTGTACCAGTAAAATCATATCCCCATACTCCTGAAATTATTTGTTCTCTTGTTTTCACTATTCCTATATTTTCTTCTAAATAAAATAATATATCTCTTTCTTTAATGGTAAGATATATTTCCTTTTTATTCATTAAAACTTTTCCACTTTTTTTATTTATTTCTAAATCTCCATATTTTTTTACTATACCACTTTTGAAAACATATCTTATTACTATTGACTTTAATATTTCTTTAGAGAATGGTTTTGTAATATAACCATCAGCTCCAGCTTCATAAGCTGTAATCTGACTTTTTTCATCAGAGAGTGCTGTTAGGAATATTATTGGAGTTTCTGTTATTTCTCTTATTTTTTTTGTTGTATTTATACCATCTATTTTCGGAAGCATTATATCCATAAGAATTAATTCATATTTATTTCCTTGTTGAATTTTATTGAGTGCCTCTTCCCCAGTAACAGCCTCTTCAATATCAATATTCTCATTTTTTAATATTGCTTTTACTAATTTTCTAATATGTTCTGTATCTTCTACTATTAGTATCATTTTTCACCTCATTATTATTTCAGAATTCAAATAGATATTTACTGGATTGAAAGAATTATACCATTAAAAAAGAGTAAATTTCTAGTTTTTTGATTGAAAGTTTGATAAAAAATGGTAAATATCTTTAATGCCAGAAAATAATTTAAAATTATATTAAAAAGAGCTTAACTAAAGAAATATTAAACAGGAAATCAATTTTTTATTGTATATCCCTAAGTGAAAAAAACGAAAAAAAGGTAATTATTATACATATATAATATTTTTTTATTAATAAATAAAATATTTTTATTTTTAATTAAGAAAAAAAGATGATATCCTAAAAAAGGTTTTACAAAAATAAATTTAAATTTATAAATAAAGGAGCTAAAGAGATTGAGTACACAAAATGAAATACTAAAATTAGAAATAAATAAATTACATGAAGCAGGACACAGATTTAAGAATAAAGAAATATCTGCTGGAGATTTTAAAGGAATATCTGGAGGAATGGGAGTATATGCTCAACGTGGTGGACAGGACTTTATGATAAGGTTTCGTACAAATTCTGGTTTGATGTCAATGGAACATTTAGAACTTATAAAAAATTTTACTGAAAAATATAAAATAGAAGATATTCATTTTACTACAAGGCAAGCAATACAACTACATCATTTGGATATAGATGATATATGCAATATTATGGAAACAGCTTTGGATCACAAATTATATACACGTGGTGGTGGAGGGAATTATCCAAGAAATGTGGCTATTTCACCAATGTCAGGAGTAGAGAAGGAAGAGATATTTGATGTAACAGAATTTGCTTTGAAGATAAGTGAATATTTTATGAATAGGATAACAGAGTATAAGCTTCCAAGAAAATTAAAAGTATCTATGTCATCAAGTGATAGAGATGAAGCAGGAGCAACTATTAATGACATAGGATTTATAGCAGCAGTAGAAAATGGAGAGCCATATTTTAGAATGTATCTGGCAGGAGGACTGGGAAATAATCCTGGAATTTCAATACCATATGGGAAAAAAGTAGCTCCAAAAGAAATATTGTATTATGTAGAAGCAATGGTAAATCTTTTTATGGCAGAAGGAGATTATACAAATAGAACTAAAGCAAGAACAAGGTATATTCCAAGAAGAATGGGAGTAGAAAATTTTTTAGAAGCATATGAAAAACATTTAATAAATGTAAAAAAAGAAAAAATCTTGATTTAAATATAGAAATAAAAATATCAAATACTTTGAAATGTTATTCTCATAAGCTGAAAGAAGATTCTTCATTAATACACCAAAGGCAGGATAATTTGTATACTGTGGTTATTCATCCCTTAAATGGACAAATTTCATCTGAAGACTTTAAAAAAATAGTAAAATTTATGGAAGAAAATAGTAATGCAGAAGCTAGATTGAGTACAACTGAAAGTATGTATATAAGAAATTTAAATGAAGAACAGGCAGAAAAACTTTTACAGCTTACAGATAAATTTAGACAGAAAACAAAAATAGAGCAAAGCATGAGTTGTGTGGGAATACCAACTTGTCAGATAGGAATAGAACAAAGTCAAAATTTAGTAAAAAATATTCTTGAGTACATAAAAGCAAATAATATTCCTGAAGAAAGACTTCCATCTGTATATGTTTCAGGATGTCAAAACTCATGTGGAAGACATCAAGCTGGAGATATAGGTTTTGCTGGTGGGAAAAAAGAGTAGAAGATAAAATTGAAGATGTTTTTGATGTTTATGCTGGTGGAATTGTAAGTAGGGAAAAAACCGTTTTAGGAACAAGGTTTGGAACTATGCTTATGAGTCAAATACCAGAATTTATTGGAAAACTTTCAATGGAACTCGAAAAAAATAATATGAATTATAGAGAATATATAAACAAGAAATACAATTGTTTTGTAGAATTAATAAAGCAGTATTTAGTATAAGTGATGTAAAAAGGAGAAAGAAATCAAATTTTTTTCTCCTTTTTTAATTGAAATAAAATTTAAATTTAAGAATAGAACTATCTATAATTTTATTAAAAAATTATTTCATTAAAAAAGAAGAATTTCAAATTAAAGTTAGAATAATTATATCAAATAAGTATATAGACAAATTTTAAATAAATTTTACAAAGGGGGTATGTTATGAAAAAAATTATAATTTCATTTTTTACATTTGTTTTTACATTCATAGCTTCAGGAAATATAGCTTTAGCCAAGCTCAAAACTATTAAAGTAGAAGAACCTTTTACAGGCCAGGTATTGGTTGAGGGGTTAGATAACCCATGGAATATACGTTATGGACCAGATGATATGCTTTG
Above is a window of Fusobacterium varium DNA encoding:
- the srrA_5 gene encoding Staphylococcal respiratory response protein A, giving the protein MILIVEDTEHIRKLVKAILKNENIDIEEAVTGEEALNKIQQGNKYELILMDIMLPKIDGINTTKKIREITETPIIFLTALSDEKSQITAYEAGADGYITKPFSKEILKSIVIRYVFKSGIVKKYGDLEINKKSGKVLMNKKEIYLTIKERDILFYLEENIGIVKTREQIISGVWGYDFTGTDRTVDKHLTRLREKLGNCSKYIKTVKAIGYKFEE
- the sir gene encoding Sulfite reductase [ferredoxin] encodes the protein MSTQNEILKLEINKLHEAGHRFKNKEISAGDFKGISGGMGVYAQRGGQDFMIRFRTNSGLMSMEHLELIKNFTEKYKIEDIHFTTRQAIQLHHLDIDDICNIMETALDHKLYTRGGGGNYPRNVAISPMSGVEKEEIFDVTEFALKISEYFMNRITEYKLPRKLKVSMSSSDRDEAGATINDIGFIAAVENGEPYFRMYLAGGLGNNPGISIPYGKKVAPKEILYYVEAMVNLFMAEGDYTNRTKARTRYIPRRMGVENFLEAYEKHLINVKKEKILI
- the cysI_2 gene encoding Sulfite reductase [NADPH] hemoprotein beta-component — protein: MVIHPLNGQISSEDFKKIVKFMEENSNAEARLSTTESMYIRNLNEEQAEKLLQLTDKFRQKTKIEQSMSCVGIPTCQIGIEQSQNLVKNILEYIKANNIPEERLPSVYVSGCQNSCGRHQAGDIGFAGGKKE
- the cssS_2 gene encoding Sensor histidine kinase CssS encodes the protein MKIKNKLILTLSFTLMILLTVEVILGEFYFEKYFRYSKIKELENINFITNNEINYTLLKKYQDDNKGFALILKNNKILTLDNFFYLTLINKKDGERKIFLLDELLDNLYSEEKFKAKEGDNLTITSIKILGNYYIPITIEKGEEKFIDYKNINRNLDIEKFQGTVEKISIPNTIFSQADDFLEFLIAKKIDSIITNDYIDDDGDDEFRIINKTIGDFKVMIFYSYEDMKDIFPTIKSYFYFKGIIMIAIVIIIGRILGKNIVNPIEKVSLMAKNIGNLNFEKKGYKKSNDEIEELYKEIYRMSDNLENIINLYKKELEDNRSIKKKIEEKVKYFTHEIKTPLSAIIGFSDLLYEDNKNEEIKIINTEGKRLLKLTNELLKEDSSNKESCIKFEYFNLFQTLQMVLKIYEKELKKFIIHTNYEDNIIVIGNKEKIEQVIFNFLTNSIQHAEKEITLSVKKLKNNEVKIIIENDGKKIKEENLKKIWSKYFTTREKGTGLGLYVCKEILEAHNSKYNIKNTSTGVRASFTLKKYTNGT